One genomic segment of Rhodohalobacter mucosus includes these proteins:
- the porV gene encoding type IX secretion system outer membrane channel protein PorV, giving the protein MKKVLSTLLLIVFIFSFSRTANAQVGITAVPFLQIEPDSRGAGMGNTGVAIADNASAIFWNPAGLAFQDQNQISITHANWLPAFNADLFYDYLVGTYYIDGVGTIGGHITFLNLGEQTRTDEAGLELGRFNSYEITAGLSYGFRISDNFALGTGLRYIYSSLADGSVSGQQINPGSSVGIDIAGLYKSNSFTVANREASINAGFNLSNIGPGIQYTDNAQKDPLPTVLRAGWAYTMDLDEMGMNTLTFSNDISKIMARNERLQDPNDPDNATFEPMGVVEALFNSWGSLERNNGTGEIVSLSLAEQLMFGFGLEYWYNNLFALRSGYYYENPENGNREFITLGAGLKYNIFGFDFSYIYTLEEDHPLANTIRLSVLVNF; this is encoded by the coding sequence ATGAAAAAAGTTTTATCCACCCTACTACTCATCGTATTTATATTCAGCTTTTCAAGAACTGCAAATGCGCAGGTTGGCATTACGGCGGTTCCATTTCTTCAGATAGAGCCCGATTCTCGCGGTGCCGGCATGGGAAATACCGGGGTCGCAATTGCTGACAATGCATCAGCCATTTTCTGGAATCCGGCCGGGCTGGCTTTTCAGGATCAGAATCAGATTAGCATCACACATGCCAACTGGCTTCCCGCTTTTAACGCAGACCTTTTTTACGACTACCTGGTTGGAACATATTATATCGACGGAGTAGGCACTATCGGCGGACACATCACTTTTTTGAATCTGGGAGAACAGACGCGCACCGACGAAGCGGGCCTGGAACTTGGCAGATTCAACAGTTATGAGATTACAGCCGGTCTCTCCTACGGATTCCGGATTTCTGATAATTTTGCACTTGGAACCGGCCTTCGCTACATCTACAGCTCTCTCGCCGACGGAAGCGTAAGCGGGCAGCAGATCAATCCCGGCTCTAGTGTTGGGATCGATATTGCAGGCCTTTACAAAAGCAACTCATTTACCGTAGCCAACCGGGAAGCCTCCATCAATGCAGGTTTCAATTTGTCGAATATCGGCCCGGGCATTCAGTACACCGACAATGCACAGAAAGATCCGCTGCCGACCGTTCTCAGAGCAGGCTGGGCGTACACCATGGACCTGGATGAAATGGGAATGAATACCCTTACGTTTTCCAATGACATTTCCAAAATCATGGCCCGCAACGAGCGGCTTCAGGATCCCAATGATCCCGACAATGCCACATTCGAGCCAATGGGTGTTGTTGAGGCACTCTTCAATTCATGGGGAAGTCTGGAACGCAACAACGGCACGGGCGAAATTGTATCACTCAGCCTCGCAGAACAGCTTATGTTCGGATTCGGCCTTGAATACTGGTATAACAACCTTTTTGCGCTCAGAAGCGGTTATTACTACGAAAATCCTGAAAACGGCAACCGTGAATTCATCACGCTGGGTGCCGGCCTTAAATACAACATATTTGGATTCGATTTCAGCTACATCTACACGCTTGAGGAAGATCACCCTCTGGCGAATACCATCCGCCTGAGTGTACTGGTTAATTTCTGA
- a CDS encoding acetyl-CoA C-acyltransferase, producing the protein MRNVVIVAAKRTPIGSFGGSLSSFSAPELASSVIYELVKKAGIKPDDIEEVVIGNVLTAGIGQAPARQAAMEAGLSERTPATTVNKVCASGTRAIMIAADQIALGQNDIMFAGGMESMSNVPYYLPKQRFGSKLGHVQALDGIITDGLWDVYNDFHMGNAGEICAKECNISREEQDEFAITSYKRAIAAHENGWFDDEIITMKVKDRRGNVTEVKMDEELERVKFDKIPSLRPVFDKEGTITAANASSINDGAAGVLLMSEEKAGELGLQPLARILSHGSAAKAPEWFTTAPADAIPIALKRAGVSKEDIDLFEINEAFSVVSLANNQILELNPDKVNIHGGAVSIGHPIGCSGARIVVTLLHALRRTGGKLGCAGICNGGGGASALVVEML; encoded by the coding sequence ATGAGAAATGTTGTAATTGTAGCTGCGAAACGGACACCCATAGGATCATTTGGAGGCAGTTTATCCTCATTTTCCGCCCCCGAACTTGCCTCTTCGGTTATTTACGAACTGGTGAAAAAAGCGGGCATCAAACCGGACGATATTGAAGAAGTGGTGATTGGAAATGTTCTCACAGCAGGCATCGGTCAGGCTCCTGCGCGTCAGGCGGCCATGGAAGCCGGCCTCAGTGAGCGTACACCGGCCACAACCGTGAATAAAGTATGCGCCTCAGGCACCAGGGCAATTATGATTGCGGCCGATCAGATCGCACTGGGACAGAACGACATCATGTTTGCAGGCGGTATGGAGAGCATGAGCAATGTACCTTATTACCTTCCAAAGCAGCGCTTCGGGTCCAAACTGGGACACGTTCAGGCTCTTGACGGTATCATTACGGACGGACTTTGGGACGTCTATAATGATTTCCATATGGGTAATGCCGGTGAAATATGCGCCAAAGAGTGCAATATATCCCGCGAAGAGCAGGATGAGTTTGCCATCACGTCGTACAAGCGTGCCATTGCAGCACACGAAAACGGCTGGTTTGACGATGAGATCATTACGATGAAAGTTAAAGACCGGCGCGGCAACGTAACGGAAGTAAAAATGGATGAAGAGCTTGAACGCGTCAAGTTCGACAAAATACCATCACTCAGACCGGTGTTTGACAAAGAAGGAACCATCACTGCGGCCAATGCAAGCAGTATCAATGACGGTGCAGCCGGTGTGCTGCTGATGAGTGAAGAGAAAGCCGGTGAACTGGGTCTGCAGCCCCTGGCCAGAATCCTGAGCCATGGCAGTGCAGCAAAAGCACCGGAATGGTTCACCACCGCACCGGCAGATGCCATACCGATTGCGCTAAAAAGAGCGGGTGTCAGCAAGGAGGATATCGACCTTTTTGAAATCAATGAAGCCTTTTCTGTGGTTTCCCTGGCAAACAACCAGATTCTGGAACTGAATCCCGATAAAGTAAACATCCACGGTGGTGCGGTCAGTATAGGCCACCCCATCGGTTGTTCAGGTGCCCGAATCGTGGTGACGCTTCTTCATGCGCTGCGCAGAACTGGAGGGAAACTCGGCTGCGCAGGAATATGCAACGGTGGCGGTGGTGCATCGGCTCTAGTCGTTGAAATGCTGTAA
- a CDS encoding cystathionine gamma-synthase codes for MKFNTKAIHAGQQPEETSGAVMPPVFHTSTYAQESPNIHKGYDYARVGNPTRTALEKLIAGLENADECACFSSGVAAIDAILKTLKPGDHVISTNDLYGGTYRLFTQVFEPYGIDFSFVDMTRTEEVESAVTSNTRLIWIETPTNPLLRIIDIEAVSKIAHKAGALSMVDNTFASPYLQRPLDLGADAVMHSTTKYLGGHSDAIGGAVASSDKDLMEKLRFQVKTTGAVPGPMDCYLILRGIKTLHVRVQRSVENAKEIAEYLSGHPDVDLLYYPGLKTHPQHELAARQMNDFGAMVSFTLKDDSMDAANSFMSKTRIFTLAESLGGVESLISHPASMTHGSIPKEVREKAGLMDSLIRLSVGIEDSEDLIGDLEQAF; via the coding sequence TTCAACACGAAGGCAATACACGCAGGGCAGCAACCGGAAGAAACATCCGGAGCCGTGATGCCGCCCGTATTTCACACATCCACCTATGCGCAGGAATCACCCAATATTCATAAAGGATATGATTATGCCCGGGTGGGCAACCCGACACGAACTGCGCTTGAAAAACTGATCGCAGGGCTGGAAAATGCGGATGAATGTGCCTGTTTCTCCAGCGGTGTAGCCGCTATTGACGCGATTCTTAAAACCCTGAAGCCGGGTGATCACGTGATTTCCACCAATGACCTTTACGGCGGTACCTACAGGCTTTTTACACAGGTTTTTGAACCTTATGGCATTGATTTTTCCTTTGTTGACATGACGCGGACGGAGGAGGTGGAAAGTGCCGTTACATCCAATACACGACTTATCTGGATTGAAACGCCTACCAACCCCCTGCTGCGTATCATTGATATAGAGGCCGTTTCAAAAATAGCCCATAAAGCCGGGGCCCTGAGCATGGTTGATAACACCTTTGCTTCTCCTTATCTGCAGCGGCCCCTCGACCTGGGGGCGGACGCAGTGATGCACTCCACCACCAAATATCTTGGCGGGCACTCGGATGCCATAGGCGGTGCGGTAGCCAGCTCCGACAAGGACCTGATGGAAAAACTTCGTTTTCAGGTTAAAACAACCGGAGCTGTTCCCGGCCCGATGGACTGCTACCTGATTCTGAGAGGAATTAAGACACTTCATGTGCGAGTCCAGAGATCCGTGGAAAACGCAAAGGAGATCGCTGAATACCTGTCGGGTCACCCCGATGTTGACCTGCTGTATTACCCCGGCCTGAAGACGCATCCACAGCATGAACTGGCAGCCAGGCAAATGAATGATTTCGGTGCTATGGTCTCTTTCACCCTGAAGGACGACTCGATGGATGCTGCCAACTCTTTTATGAGTAAAACCCGTATTTTTACCCTTGCAGAAAGCCTTGGTGGCGTGGAATCACTGATCAGCCATCCCGCATCCATGACGCACGGATCTATACCCAAAGAGGTGCGGGAAAAAGCAGGTCTGATGGATTCCCTGATCCGTCTATCGGTCGGCATTGAAGATTCAGAAGACCTGATCGGCGATCTTGAACAGGCTTTTTAA